GATCAACTCACGAACCTTCAGTACGCCAGGGACCCGCTGACGGATCTCACGGAAGGAGGTCAAGAGCTTGGGCAGATCCAGCAACTCCTCCTCTCTCGTGGGAGGAACTAAATGTGCTACCACCTTCCCACGCCGTCGGATGACAAAAGATCTTCCGCGTTCCGTCTCGCGCAGCAACTCGGAAAGATGGGTTTTTGCCTGAAACGCGCTAACCTCAGTGACCTCACTCGCCATAGAGCACCTCCTCGCCA
This genomic stretch from Candidatus Methylomirabilis limnetica harbors:
- a CDS encoding type II toxin-antitoxin system Phd/YefM family antitoxin translates to MASEVTEVSAFQAKTHLSELLRETERGRSFVIRRRGKVVAHLVPPTREEELLDLPKLLTSFREIRQRVPGVLKVRELIEEGRRA